From a single Seriola aureovittata isolate HTS-2021-v1 ecotype China chromosome 18, ASM2101889v1, whole genome shotgun sequence genomic region:
- the mlana gene encoding melanoma antigen recognized by T-cells 1 → MRCNHTNGMPRGDFNIHFASSRRGYVRAEEAVGIVLLVVILAALLLLGCWYFKKRSGYKIIRSPRSGSPGYTTGQFSEAGPSADNKMALTDFGSFRPVVPNAPPAYEKIASGPLPPPYSP, encoded by the exons ATGCGGTGTAATCATACAAACGGAATGCCTCGTGGAGACTTCAACATTCATTTTGCCAGCAGCAGACGAGGATATGTCAGAGCTGAGGA GGCAGTGGGAATAGTTCTGCTGGTGGTCATCCTGGCAGCTTTGCTCCTCCTGGGCTGCTGGTACTTCAAGAAGAGGAGTGGCTACAAAATAATCAGG AGCCCCAGATCAGGGTCACCAGGTTACACAACAGGCCAGTTCTCAGAGGCAGGACCTTCAGCAGATAACAAGATGGCTCTTACTGACTTTGGCAGCTTCCGACCTGTG GTTCCTAATGCTCCTCCAGCCTATGAAAAGATTGCCTCAGGGCCACTGCCTCCTCCCTATTCCCCCTGA